In Chryseobacterium lactis, a single genomic region encodes these proteins:
- a CDS encoding Ada metal-binding domain-containing protein, whose protein sequence is MLLHLQLSDSEVWKKIHSREIRFGGNRKLKIYGLLRCTSGKRMKRENRAFFKNEKEATQNGYRPCGHCIREEYTKWKKTGTI, encoded by the coding sequence ATGTTATTGCACTTACAACTCTCAGACTCTGAAGTATGGAAAAAAATCCATAGCCGGGAAATTCGTTTTGGTGGAAACAGAAAATTAAAGATTTACGGATTACTTCGCTGTACATCCGGAAAAAGGATGAAAAGAGAAAACAGAGCTTTCTTTAAAAACGAAAAAGAAGCCACACAAAATGGTTATCGTCCTTGTGGTCACTGTATAAGAGAAGAATATACAAAATGGAAAAAGACGGGAACAATATGA
- the fsa gene encoding fructose-6-phosphate aldolase — MKFFIDTANLEQIKEARDLGILDGVTTNPSLMAKEGIQGAEAIKNHYKTICELVDGDISAEVLSTTYEEMIKEGDELAAIHPNIVVKIPMIKDGIKALKYFSDKGIRTNCTLIFSPGQALLAAKAGANYVSPFLGRLDDISTDGLNLIQEIRLIFDNYMFETEILAASIRHSMHIIDCAKIGADVITSPLPPILSLLKHPLTDSGLAQFIADSQKLS; from the coding sequence ATGAAATTTTTTATTGACACAGCTAATTTAGAGCAAATCAAGGAAGCTAGAGATCTTGGAATTTTAGATGGTGTAACAACCAACCCTTCATTAATGGCTAAAGAAGGAATTCAGGGAGCTGAAGCAATTAAAAACCATTATAAAACGATCTGCGAGCTTGTAGATGGAGATATTTCTGCTGAAGTACTTTCTACAACGTATGAAGAAATGATCAAAGAAGGAGACGAATTGGCTGCTATTCACCCGAATATTGTAGTAAAAATTCCAATGATCAAAGACGGTATCAAAGCATTAAAATATTTTTCTGACAAAGGAATCAGAACTAACTGTACTTTAATTTTCTCTCCTGGGCAGGCTCTTTTGGCAGCTAAGGCGGGGGCAAATTATGTTTCTCCATTCCTGGGAAGATTAGATGATATTTCAACAGATGGATTAAACCTTATCCAGGAAATCAGATTAATTTTCGATAATTATATGTTCGAAACTGAAATTCTTGCAGCTTCTATCCGTCACTCAATGCACATCATCGACTGTGCTAAAATCGGAGCGGATGTTATTACTTCTCCACTTCCTCCGATCTTGAGCTTATTAAAGCATCCTTTAACGGATAGCGGACTGGCTCAGTTTATTGCTGATTCTCAGAAATTATCATAA
- a CDS encoding GLPGLI family protein produces the protein MKNNILLFLLLGTFASAQTNRFFYEYKFIPDSDHKEEVKKEMMLLDIDKTGSSYYSHDKFVADSTGRAELEKQLKVGGGSISINKREKPGQVSYKVTKQYPDFKTYLFRSIAMDHYKIREDQKPEWKIAPDKQKIGEYNAQKAVTNLGGREWIAWFSTDIPFQDGPYIFYGLPGLIIKLEDATGSHSMMLVGNKKVESMSSEKEMQVPENVKVLGLGSKEIEVSKDQFKKAWKSYVNDPTKSMREMMMKNGGDSGTKVAFKVRTADGKEISDPNQVFREMEKRVKENLKKDNNPIEPDLVN, from the coding sequence ATGAAAAATAACATTCTACTTTTTTTATTACTGGGAACGTTTGCCAGCGCTCAGACCAACAGATTCTTTTATGAATATAAATTTATTCCCGATTCTGATCATAAAGAAGAGGTGAAAAAGGAAATGATGTTACTGGATATTGATAAAACCGGATCCAGTTATTACAGTCATGATAAATTTGTGGCAGATTCTACAGGAAGAGCAGAGCTTGAAAAACAGCTGAAAGTTGGAGGCGGGAGTATTAGTATTAATAAACGGGAAAAGCCGGGACAGGTCTCTTATAAAGTGACCAAACAGTACCCTGACTTTAAAACCTACCTTTTCAGGAGCATTGCTATGGATCATTATAAAATACGGGAAGACCAAAAACCGGAATGGAAAATAGCTCCCGACAAGCAAAAGATAGGAGAGTATAATGCCCAAAAGGCTGTCACTAACTTAGGGGGCAGAGAATGGATCGCCTGGTTTTCAACGGATATTCCTTTTCAGGATGGGCCCTACATATTTTATGGACTTCCGGGACTTATCATCAAACTGGAAGATGCTACAGGATCTCACAGCATGATGCTGGTAGGAAATAAAAAGGTAGAATCAATGAGTAGCGAAAAAGAAATGCAGGTCCCTGAAAATGTAAAAGTATTGGGATTGGGTAGCAAAGAAATTGAAGTTTCCAAAGATCAGTTTAAAAAAGCCTGGAAATCCTATGTAAACGATCCTACTAAAAGTATGAGAGAGATGATGATGAAAAATGGAGGTGATTCGGGGACTAAAGTAGCTTTTAAAGTAAGAACCGCTGACGGTAAGGAAATTTCTGATCCTAATCAGGTATTCAGAGAAATGGAGAAAAGGGTAAAAGAAAACCTTAAAAAAGATAACAATCCGATTGAGCCGGATCTGGTAAATTAA
- a CDS encoding tetratricopeptide repeat protein, with translation MKMATVNIKNLFLGLILVGGVSFVNAQTTQTDSTQSTANTVATTQQSNPTIETLKKQIATNPKDTESLAKLATAYQEASDWTNAVATWKKISVLLPDWAPSYYSQAYAYQSAKDDANAKIAYEKYIATVKPEEVEQNKKNLAYAYFYLAFTEQQNDPNKAKEHIAKSIQYDPTNQDAIKLSKTLNS, from the coding sequence ATGAAAATGGCGACAGTTAATATTAAAAATCTATTTTTAGGTTTAATCCTTGTAGGAGGTGTAAGTTTTGTGAATGCTCAGACTACACAGACAGATAGTACACAAAGCACTGCTAATACAGTTGCAACGACTCAGCAAAGCAATCCTACCATCGAAACCCTTAAAAAGCAAATTGCAACCAATCCAAAGGATACGGAATCATTAGCTAAGTTAGCTACTGCCTATCAGGAAGCTTCAGACTGGACTAATGCTGTAGCTACATGGAAAAAGATCTCTGTTTTATTACCGGATTGGGCTCCTTCATATTATAGCCAGGCTTACGCCTACCAATCGGCTAAAGACGATGCCAATGCAAAAATTGCTTATGAAAAGTATATTGCTACGGTAAAACCGGAAGAAGTGGAACAGAATAAAAAGAATCTGGCTTATGCGTATTTCTATCTTGCTTTTACGGAACAACAAAACGATCCTAATAAAGCAAAAGAGCATATCGCTAAGTCCATACAATATGACCCAACCAACCAGGATGCGATTAAACTTAGCAAAACTCTAAACTCTTAA
- a CDS encoding M56 family metallopeptidase has protein sequence MEAILLYFVKVTICSGVTFLYYQLSLKDKTFHHYNRFYLLSAMLISLLLPLIKVDDFTIEVNHEMYMLLDKIQNFNTEKNVNNGNLYFNLIFSALGLVSLYLLGKLIYGIFKIQQFKKQFQKESFDGINFYRTNLTEAPFSYFKNLFWKNTITLNSEVGKQILKHEMVHIEQKHSFDKIFIEVITSVFWFNPFFHLIKKEISLIHEYLADKKAVKHSDTKAFAQMLLASHFSGTQLPATSPFLSSNLKKRLKMLQKPKTKFGYARRILALPVLFSVAFAYLVNAKNREIEETNLSIKKVVSQMQKDTVRSEKAGAENVKEPKALNSDDEKKLSAIEKKIDKKGKELDKLKPGTDAFDKKIKEISKLAGEIGKLADNQALKATTEYFKSPEWKNKLQEIENMKVEIPDLSNLDVDVDFPDPPAAPSEPGIAPSTPPAPPAAPKSSRVIYYKNHTVSYSDLGPKEKEEVRQAMKEAKQALKESEKARKDAQKAMKEGEKARLEGEKARIENDKARRENDAARIENAKARLEREKSTMIAFKNFKETDFSKGSPRVMVMQADYIKKDGSGNIALNGVKKFKVSGGDNIKYYIDGKEVSKEEANALSPDNIASVNVYKGKMVKGAEGEIKIQTKK, from the coding sequence ATGGAAGCAATACTTCTGTACTTTGTAAAAGTAACTATATGTTCTGGTGTAACGTTTTTGTATTATCAGTTGTCTTTAAAAGACAAGACGTTCCATCATTATAACAGATTTTATCTGTTGTCTGCTATGCTGATATCGCTGCTATTGCCGCTTATCAAGGTAGATGATTTTACCATAGAGGTGAATCATGAGATGTATATGCTTCTTGATAAAATTCAAAACTTTAATACCGAAAAAAACGTAAACAATGGTAACCTTTATTTTAACCTTATTTTTTCAGCTCTGGGACTGGTTTCTCTCTATCTTTTAGGGAAGTTGATCTACGGGATTTTCAAAATCCAGCAGTTTAAAAAACAGTTTCAGAAAGAAAGCTTTGACGGGATCAATTTTTACCGTACAAACCTGACTGAAGCACCATTTTCATACTTTAAAAACCTTTTCTGGAAGAATACAATCACATTGAATTCTGAAGTCGGAAAGCAGATTTTAAAGCACGAAATGGTACATATTGAACAGAAACATTCATTCGATAAAATCTTTATTGAGGTGATTACCTCTGTTTTCTGGTTCAATCCGTTCTTTCATTTGATCAAAAAAGAAATTAGTTTAATTCATGAATACCTGGCTGATAAAAAAGCCGTAAAACACTCGGACACCAAAGCATTTGCGCAGATGCTTTTAGCAAGCCACTTTTCCGGAACACAGTTGCCTGCCACCAGTCCGTTTCTAAGTTCAAACCTTAAAAAAAGACTTAAGATGTTACAAAAACCAAAAACCAAATTCGGATATGCGCGAAGAATTTTAGCATTACCGGTTTTATTTTCAGTAGCTTTTGCTTATCTGGTAAATGCTAAAAACAGAGAAATTGAAGAAACCAATCTGTCTATCAAAAAAGTGGTTTCTCAAATGCAAAAAGATACAGTGAGATCTGAAAAAGCAGGAGCGGAAAATGTTAAAGAGCCAAAGGCTTTAAATTCAGATGATGAGAAAAAACTATCTGCAATTGAGAAGAAAATTGATAAAAAAGGGAAAGAACTGGATAAACTAAAACCGGGAACTGACGCTTTTGATAAGAAAATTAAAGAGATTAGCAAGCTTGCCGGAGAAATAGGAAAGCTGGCCGATAATCAAGCTCTTAAAGCAACTACCGAGTATTTCAAATCTCCTGAATGGAAAAATAAATTGCAGGAAATTGAAAATATGAAGGTTGAAATACCGGATCTGTCGAATTTAGATGTTGATGTTGACTTCCCGGATCCGCCGGCAGCTCCATCAGAACCAGGAATCGCTCCATCTACACCGCCGGCTCCTCCTGCTGCTCCCAAAAGCTCACGAGTGATTTACTATAAAAATCATACGGTATCTTACAGCGATCTGGGTCCGAAGGAAAAAGAAGAAGTACGCCAGGCAATGAAAGAGGCCAAACAAGCATTGAAGGAAAGTGAAAAAGCCAGAAAGGATGCTCAAAAAGCGATGAAAGAAGGCGAAAAAGCCAGATTGGAAGGTGAAAAGGCAAGAATAGAGAACGACAAAGCAAGAAGAGAAAATGATGCGGCAAGGATAGAAAATGCAAAAGCAAGGTTGGAAAGAGAAAAATCTACCATGATAGCTTTTAAAAACTTTAAAGAAACTGACTTCAGCAAAGGTTCTCCCAGAGTAATGGTGATGCAGGCCGATTATATTAAAAAAGATGGCAGCGGAAATATAGCTTTGAATGGGGTTAAAAAATTCAAGGTAAGCGGAGGAGATAATATCAAATATTATATAGACGGAAAAGAAGTTTCGAAAGAAGAAGCTAACGCTTTAAGTCCTGACAATATAGCCAGCGTGAATGTCTACAAAGGAAAGATGGTAAAGGGAGCTGAAGGTGAAATAAAAATTCAGACCAAGAAATAA
- the prmC gene encoding peptide chain release factor N(5)-glutamine methyltransferase has protein sequence MTISAFKKYFKSELSDLYTESESTFLSSTFLHKIVGFDNFEQRRFSEQDILIDDEKQLIGLVSALKTGRPYQQILGETEFYGMKFFVDENVLIPRPETEELLEIAIREIRNLKNKEQGLRILDIGTGSGVIPLVLKKHFPEAKVFSIDFSGKALQTAQRNAEYHNLDVQFIHADYLNFELTESYDIIISNPPYIGIEEEVEIENSVKGFEPTMALFSPTSDALIFYRKIAEDAQKYLNEEGLLFLEINQKLGPETLELYHSLTDAQLLKDLSENDRFIYGRK, from the coding sequence ATGACGATTTCAGCATTTAAAAAATATTTCAAAAGTGAGCTTTCCGACCTTTATACTGAGTCGGAAAGTACTTTTTTATCTTCCACATTCTTACATAAAATTGTTGGTTTTGATAACTTCGAGCAAAGAAGATTTTCTGAGCAGGACATTTTGATTGATGATGAAAAGCAGCTTATTGGTCTGGTTTCAGCATTAAAAACAGGAAGGCCTTATCAGCAGATTTTGGGTGAGACTGAATTTTACGGGATGAAATTCTTTGTAGATGAAAATGTATTAATTCCGCGCCCTGAAACTGAAGAACTGCTTGAGATAGCTATTCGGGAAATCCGAAATTTAAAGAATAAAGAACAAGGATTGAGAATTCTGGATATCGGAACCGGAAGCGGCGTAATTCCTTTGGTGTTAAAAAAGCATTTTCCTGAAGCCAAAGTTTTTTCTATTGATTTTTCCGGGAAAGCGTTACAAACTGCTCAACGCAATGCTGAATATCATAATCTTGACGTTCAGTTTATTCATGCGGATTACCTGAATTTTGAACTGACTGAAAGCTATGACATTATTATTTCAAATCCTCCATACATCGGCATTGAGGAAGAAGTTGAAATTGAAAATTCAGTGAAAGGTTTTGAACCTACAATGGCACTCTTCTCTCCTACCTCAGATGCATTGATCTTTTATCGGAAAATTGCAGAAGATGCTCAAAAGTATCTCAATGAGGAAGGTCTTTTATTTTTAGAAATCAATCAGAAATTAGGACCTGAAACACTGGAATTATACCATTCTCTGACTGACGCTCAACTATTGAAGGACTTATCGGAAAACGACAGATTCATTTATGGAAGAAAATAA
- a CDS encoding sugar O-acetyltransferase, translated as MTEKEKCAVGLLYNANYDQQLIQERISCKDLCQEYNGLKNSDSEKRNEIVRKILGSAKENICIEPTFWCDYGYNIEVGENFYANHNLVILDCAKVKFGDHVFIGPNCSFYTAGHPLDVKQRNEGLEYAHPITVGNNVWLGGNVVVLPGVKIGDNAVIGAGSVVTKDIPENAVAVGNPCKVVKSIG; from the coding sequence ATGACAGAAAAAGAAAAATGTGCAGTGGGACTTTTATATAATGCTAACTATGATCAGCAGCTGATTCAGGAACGTATTTCATGCAAAGATCTGTGCCAGGAATACAATGGATTGAAAAATTCTGATTCTGAAAAAAGAAATGAAATCGTCCGGAAAATTCTTGGCTCTGCCAAAGAAAATATATGCATAGAACCTACTTTCTGGTGTGATTACGGATATAATATTGAGGTTGGAGAGAATTTTTATGCCAATCATAATCTTGTTATATTAGATTGTGCCAAAGTGAAATTTGGAGACCATGTTTTCATAGGACCTAATTGTAGTTTTTATACAGCCGGTCATCCGCTGGATGTAAAGCAAAGAAATGAAGGACTGGAATATGCTCATCCTATTACCGTGGGAAACAATGTATGGCTTGGAGGAAATGTTGTCGTTTTGCCCGGAGTGAAAATCGGAGATAACGCGGTGATCGGTGCAGGAAGTGTTGTGACTAAAGATATTCCTGAAAATGCAGTAGCCGTAGGAAACCCTTGTAAAGTGGTCAAAAGTATTGGATAG
- a CDS encoding BlaI/MecI/CopY family transcriptional regulator, with product MKIQTLTKAEEQVMQYLWKIEKGFLKDVLDLFPEPKPHTNTVSTILKVLKDKEFVDFNVYGRQHEYFPLVSKEQYSGKTMKSLVKNYFKGSYKSAVSFLVEKNEMTVEDLEMLLDELKKKN from the coding sequence ATGAAAATTCAGACTTTGACAAAAGCAGAAGAGCAGGTGATGCAGTATTTATGGAAAATTGAAAAAGGATTTCTTAAAGATGTTCTTGATCTTTTTCCGGAACCGAAACCGCATACCAATACTGTTTCTACCATTTTAAAAGTATTGAAAGATAAAGAATTCGTAGACTTCAATGTGTATGGAAGACAACATGAGTATTTCCCATTGGTTTCAAAAGAACAATATTCCGGGAAGACAATGAAAAGTCTAGTGAAAAATTATTTTAAAGGTTCTTATAAAAGTGCTGTTTCTTTCCTTGTAGAAAAGAATGAAATGACCGTAGAAGATCTTGAGATGCTATTGGACGAACTCAAAAAGAAAAACTAA
- a CDS encoding 2OG-Fe(II) oxygenase — MINIIQKIKNTDWPLITEEMHQKGYSVISNLLSEEDCDSLRSAYNQPDLYRKTVVMARHRFGLGEYKYFNYPLPDLIQTVRTQIYPYLAPIANSWFKALHINIQYPLQHEEFLKQCHSNQQQKATPLILKYEKGGFNTLHQDLYGDIYFPIQIVLMLSDPEKDFTGGEFVLTQQVPRAQSKAIVLQPKKGDILIFTTNFKPEKGNKGYYRVNMKHGVSEVKEGSRYALGIIFHDATS; from the coding sequence ATGATCAATATTATACAGAAAATTAAAAATACCGATTGGCCTCTTATTACTGAAGAAATGCATCAAAAAGGATATTCCGTCATTTCCAATCTATTATCTGAGGAAGATTGTGATTCATTACGATCAGCCTATAATCAGCCGGATCTATATCGTAAAACGGTCGTGATGGCAAGACATCGTTTCGGATTAGGAGAATACAAATATTTCAATTATCCACTTCCTGATCTCATTCAGACCGTACGAACTCAAATATATCCTTATCTCGCTCCCATTGCTAATTCCTGGTTCAAGGCTTTGCATATTAATATTCAGTATCCGTTACAGCATGAAGAATTTTTAAAACAATGCCATTCCAATCAGCAGCAAAAGGCAACTCCTTTGATTCTAAAATATGAAAAGGGAGGTTTCAATACTTTACATCAGGATTTATACGGAGATATTTATTTTCCAATCCAAATCGTATTGATGTTAAGTGACCCTGAAAAAGATTTTACAGGTGGTGAGTTTGTGCTTACCCAGCAGGTTCCAAGGGCTCAGTCAAAGGCGATTGTTTTACAGCCTAAGAAAGGAGATATTCTTATTTTCACAACCAATTTTAAACCCGAAAAAGGAAACAAAGGATATTACAGGGTCAATATGAAGCACGGGGTAAGTGAAGTAAAAGAAGGAAGTCGATACGCTTTGGGAATTATTTTTCATGATGCTACAAGCTAG
- a CDS encoding DUF1905 domain-containing protein yields the protein MKHNHFTAPLEIIGINPFVFIPEEILNKIFEDSGRNKSPIPVKGKVNGKEFQQNLMKYLGEWRLYINTIMLKNSPKRIGETIDVTLEYDDSDRSISIHPQLEKAIKESHLATINFEKLIPSRRHELIRYIHNLKTEVSIQRNIEKIIRHLHGEEDFFGKKIK from the coding sequence ATGAAGCACAACCATTTCACAGCTCCATTGGAGATTATCGGGATTAATCCTTTCGTTTTTATTCCGGAAGAGATTTTAAATAAAATTTTTGAAGATTCCGGAAGAAATAAAAGCCCGATTCCTGTGAAAGGAAAGGTAAACGGAAAGGAATTTCAACAAAATCTGATGAAATATTTAGGAGAATGGCGGTTGTATATCAATACCATTATGCTTAAAAATTCTCCCAAAAGAATTGGTGAAACCATTGACGTTACTTTGGAATATGATGATTCTGACCGTTCTATTTCCATACATCCCCAGCTTGAAAAAGCGATCAAAGAAAGTCACCTGGCAACGATAAACTTTGAAAAACTGATACCGTCGAGAAGACATGAGCTGATTCGGTATATTCACAATCTGAAAACTGAAGTCAGCATCCAACGTAATATTGAAAAAATTATCCGACATCTGCACGGAGAAGAAGACTTCTTTGGAAAGAAGATTAAATAG
- a CDS encoding DUF4180 domain-containing protein, with product MLIKSHHINDIKIAEVISEGLLIHSAQDGLDLMGDVYYQGFDKVIIYEKNITPDFFDLKTKMAGDILQKFSNYRIALAIVGDFSKYESKSLKDFIFESNKTKHINFVAMLEEALENFSK from the coding sequence ATGCTCATCAAATCACATCATATCAACGATATCAAAATTGCAGAAGTTATCTCTGAAGGTCTATTGATTCATTCTGCACAGGACGGACTGGATCTTATGGGAGACGTCTATTATCAAGGGTTTGATAAAGTAATTATTTATGAAAAAAATATTACTCCGGATTTTTTTGATCTGAAAACAAAGATGGCCGGTGACATTCTACAGAAGTTTTCAAATTATCGCATTGCGCTGGCTATTGTCGGAGATTTTAGCAAATATGAAAGTAAAAGTCTGAAGGATTTTATCTTTGAAAGCAATAAAACAAAACATATCAATTTCGTTGCGATGCTGGAAGAAGCTCTGGAAAACTTCTCAAAATAA
- a CDS encoding CPBP family intramembrane glutamic endopeptidase, translating into MKDLSLNRKYSVGILLTFVLLASVMLYAFPAISFFTGIKSNTAGSFYISRIVLWVVLIIIFLYTLFVERGSFLLQEEKKYAVSFYAKAVIGLYLASVFGSAFLNILVHLVTHENTSDKLVAISYLFKNDYFLIIFTCLTAGVMEELLMRGYMQPRIEKIYNSSIAGIVISAVLFGILHSTYGTIGQVVITSFIGIVFALFYKKYSNIKILIICHFMIDFVSLMIMNFIDFKHLSVF; encoded by the coding sequence TTGAAGGATTTAAGTCTTAACAGAAAATATTCTGTGGGAATTCTGCTCACTTTTGTGCTTTTAGCCTCAGTGATGCTATACGCTTTTCCTGCTATTAGTTTTTTTACAGGAATAAAAAGTAATACGGCAGGCAGCTTTTATATCAGCAGAATTGTATTGTGGGTAGTCTTAATCATTATATTTCTCTACACTCTTTTTGTTGAAAGAGGATCCTTTTTACTCCAGGAAGAGAAAAAATATGCTGTCTCATTTTATGCTAAAGCTGTCATTGGATTATATCTGGCTTCCGTTTTTGGCAGTGCTTTTCTCAATATATTAGTTCACCTGGTAACGCATGAAAACACCAGCGACAAACTGGTTGCGATCTCCTATCTTTTTAAAAATGATTATTTTTTAATTATTTTTACATGCCTTACGGCTGGCGTTATGGAAGAATTGCTGATGAGAGGATATATGCAGCCCAGAATAGAGAAAATATATAACAGTTCTATTGCAGGCATCGTTATTTCAGCTGTTTTATTCGGAATCCTTCACAGTACCTATGGAACTATCGGACAGGTGGTAATCACCTCCTTTATTGGAATTGTTTTCGCCCTGTTTTATAAAAAATATTCAAATATTAAAATTCTGATCATCTGTCATTTTATGATTGACTTTGTCTCGCTGATGATCATGAACTTTATTGATTTTAAACACTTATCTGTATTTTAA
- a CDS encoding L-threonylcarbamoyladenylate synthase, producing MAKILKIYPDNPQENLVNEVIKTLKNGGLIIYPSDTIYALGCNIFDIKAMEKLAQLKKMKLEKSKFSIICNDLSHLSDFTRPIDTSVFRFLKNHLPGPFTFILDANKSLPLAYKGHKTIGIRVPAHPIPQLIVEKLGHPIASTSIHDDDEIIEYSTDPELIAEKYDHLVDIVIDSGYGDNVASTIVDLTSGEPEVIRQGKGII from the coding sequence ATGGCAAAAATCTTGAAAATTTACCCCGATAACCCACAGGAAAATCTTGTGAATGAGGTTATTAAAACGTTAAAAAATGGTGGATTAATTATCTATCCTTCTGATACAATCTATGCCCTGGGCTGCAACATTTTTGACATTAAAGCCATGGAAAAACTGGCTCAATTGAAAAAAATGAAGCTTGAAAAGTCAAAATTCTCGATTATATGTAATGATCTGAGCCATCTTTCTGACTTTACAAGGCCTATTGATACGTCAGTTTTCAGGTTTCTGAAAAATCATCTTCCGGGGCCTTTTACCTTTATTCTGGATGCCAACAAAAGTTTGCCGCTGGCTTATAAAGGACATAAAACAATTGGTATCCGTGTTCCGGCCCACCCGATTCCACAGCTTATCGTTGAGAAATTAGGTCATCCTATTGCGTCAACGTCTATCCATGATGACGATGAAATTATTGAATACTCTACAGATCCTGAGCTTATTGCTGAAAAATATGATCACCTCGTGGATATTGTCATCGATTCAGGATATGGAGATAATGTAGCCTCAACTATTGTAGACCTTACTTCGGGAGAACCGGAAGTTATCCGTCAGGGGAAAGGAATTATTTAA
- the yaaA gene encoding peroxide stress protein YaaA has protein sequence MKIVTSPAKLMNVENSTDLLKSSTPKFIEDAAFIQSYLKEKSPKYLSELMEISPKLADENWERNQKWKSKPTAKESAPAMYAFTGEVYRGLDAKTLEKDAVDYLQKNYRMLSGLYGLLKPSDKVMLYRLEMGRPFVFDQYKNLYEFWREKITEQLNSEMKKGEILLHLASNEYGKVIDRKKLNHPVVDFDFYELKEGKLKTIVVYTKHARGLMVRFCAETQAKTLEDVKAFNYEGYRIDEEKSTDTKLVFTR, from the coding sequence ATGAAAATTGTAACATCACCTGCAAAATTAATGAACGTAGAAAACTCAACCGATCTGTTGAAATCTTCTACTCCTAAATTCATTGAAGATGCAGCATTTATACAATCTTATTTAAAAGAAAAATCACCCAAATATCTGTCAGAATTGATGGAAATATCCCCCAAACTGGCGGATGAAAACTGGGAAAGAAATCAAAAATGGAAATCAAAACCTACCGCAAAGGAGTCTGCTCCTGCTATGTATGCCTTTACAGGAGAGGTTTACAGAGGTTTGGATGCCAAAACACTGGAGAAAGATGCCGTAGATTACCTGCAAAAGAATTACCGGATGCTTTCCGGGCTATATGGCTTGTTGAAACCATCTGATAAAGTAATGCTTTACAGGCTTGAAATGGGCCGTCCTTTTGTATTTGACCAGTATAAAAACCTGTACGAGTTCTGGAGAGAAAAAATCACAGAGCAACTGAATTCTGAAATGAAAAAAGGAGAAATTCTTCTTCACCTAGCCAGCAACGAATATGGAAAAGTAATCGACAGAAAAAAATTAAATCATCCTGTTGTTGATTTTGATTTTTATGAATTAAAAGAAGGGAAACTGAAAACCATCGTAGTATACACCAAACATGCGAGAGGACTTATGGTACGATTCTGTGCGGAAACTCAGGCTAAAACATTGGAAGATGTAAAAGCATTCAACTATGAAGGATACAGAATTGATGAAGAAAAGTCAACAGATACAAAACTGGTTTTTACAAGATAG
- a CDS encoding GNAT family N-acetyltransferase, producing MNYSIKKASLEDLDETAELFNLYRVFYRQESDLEKGKAFLKERFLNSESDIFLAIADGKAVGFVQLYKLFHYTKLQKQWLLSDLFVHPDYRGKGLSVALIDRSKQWCEETGACGLMLETEKANDIGNTLYPRCGFEYDGLHNYYHWWK from the coding sequence ATGAATTACAGCATTAAAAAAGCAAGTCTTGAAGATCTTGATGAGACGGCAGAATTATTCAATCTTTACAGAGTTTTTTACAGACAGGAATCGGATTTGGAAAAAGGAAAGGCTTTTCTTAAAGAAAGATTTTTAAACAGTGAGTCTGATATTTTTTTGGCCATAGCCGATGGAAAGGCTGTAGGCTTTGTTCAGCTCTACAAGCTGTTTCATTATACAAAACTACAGAAGCAATGGCTGCTGAGTGACTTGTTTGTACATCCTGATTACAGAGGAAAGGGGCTTTCTGTTGCTCTGATTGATCGTAGTAAGCAATGGTGCGAAGAGACAGGAGCCTGTGGTCTTATGCTTGAAACGGAAAAAGCCAACGATATCGGAAATACATTATATCCACGTTGTGGGTTCGAATATGATGGCCTGCACAATTATTATCATTGGTGGAAATAA